From the genome of Geothrix sp. 21YS21S-4, one region includes:
- a CDS encoding FAD-binding and (Fe-S)-binding domain-containing protein has translation MTTAAISASLRDSLVSIVGPDRVLDRPVDLIAFASDASFYRLIPKAVVFAGSVEEVRALFKLSREIGVPMTFRAAGTSLSGQSVSDGILVEVARNWRGIQVLDGGAKVKVQPGVIGAHVNYALRPYRAKMGPDPASINTCTVGGILSNNSSGMCCGVSQNAYHTLESLTFVLPSGTVIDTAAPDADAKFRQAEPALAEGLLKLKADIEANRPLAERIRAKYRMKNTTGYSLNAFIDFERAVDIFRNVLVGSEGTLAFIAEAVLKSVPDLPVKVTGFLIFPDLHAACAAIIPLRDAGAAALELLDRASLRSVENQAGTPPTIKTLPEGAAALLVEFHGKDESARASLESLAMAAAADLTLLEPARFTHDPVEQALMWKIRSGTFPSVGAVRKRGTTVLIEDVAFPVEKLADAAVDLTKLFAKHRYDEAILFGHAKDGNLHFVITQSFNDQAAVERYSALIDDVVELVVNKYDGALKAEHGTGRNMAPFVEAEWGPEAKGVMEKLKALVDPLCLLNPGVIINSDPKCHLSDLKPMPGVEEEVDKCIECGYCEPKCPSRELTLTPRQRIVVRREMARLEGNRENPALLESLQEAFPYMALDTCAADGLCATACPVSIDTGQLTKRFRRASHTRRAQKIALAVARNFATVEPAMRLALRSGHIIQSVFGPKAMPLITRAMKVFGASHQWSPEMPKPAKAALPVTSAVNAQAIYFPACISRMMGHLPGEPEDMSLVEALVKVSERAGYPVHIPFDVEGTCCGVPFSSKGYDEAHRYTINHAIEKFWEWSQQGRLAIVMDTSPCTYGVVTSRAYLTPENQARFDKLKILDSTTFANDILLPRLKVTRKIGSAVLHPVCSVTKLGLVPQLENVAKACADKVTVPRDAGCCGFAGDRGFTHAELTASATKHEAREVKAQSFDGYFSSSRTCEVGLTRSTGQVYRSFLYLLESATRPEASK, from the coding sequence ATGACCACCGCCGCCATCTCCGCATCCCTGAGGGACTCCCTCGTCTCCATCGTGGGTCCCGACCGCGTGCTCGACCGGCCGGTGGATCTGATCGCCTTCGCCTCCGACGCCAGCTTCTACCGCCTCATCCCCAAAGCCGTGGTCTTCGCCGGCAGCGTGGAGGAGGTCCGGGCCCTGTTCAAGCTCAGCCGCGAGATCGGCGTCCCCATGACCTTCCGCGCCGCGGGCACCAGCCTGTCCGGCCAGTCGGTCTCCGACGGCATCCTGGTGGAAGTGGCGCGCAACTGGCGCGGCATCCAGGTGCTGGACGGCGGCGCGAAGGTCAAGGTGCAGCCGGGCGTCATCGGCGCCCACGTGAACTACGCCCTCCGCCCCTACCGCGCCAAGATGGGCCCCGATCCGGCGTCCATCAACACCTGCACCGTGGGCGGAATCCTATCCAACAATTCCAGCGGCATGTGCTGCGGCGTCAGCCAGAACGCCTACCACACGCTCGAATCCCTGACCTTCGTCCTCCCTTCCGGCACGGTGATCGACACCGCCGCCCCGGACGCGGACGCCAAGTTCCGCCAGGCGGAGCCCGCCCTCGCCGAGGGCCTGCTCAAGCTGAAGGCCGACATCGAGGCCAACCGTCCCCTGGCCGAGCGCATCCGCGCCAAGTACCGGATGAAGAACACCACCGGCTACTCCCTCAACGCCTTCATCGACTTCGAGCGGGCGGTGGACATCTTCCGGAACGTCCTGGTGGGTTCCGAAGGGACCCTCGCCTTCATCGCGGAAGCCGTCCTGAAGTCCGTGCCCGACCTTCCCGTGAAGGTGACCGGCTTCCTGATCTTCCCCGACCTGCACGCGGCCTGCGCCGCCATCATCCCCCTGCGCGACGCGGGCGCGGCGGCGCTCGAGCTGCTGGACCGCGCCTCCCTGCGCTCCGTGGAGAACCAGGCCGGCACCCCGCCCACCATCAAGACCCTCCCCGAGGGCGCTGCCGCGCTGCTGGTGGAATTCCACGGGAAGGACGAATCCGCCCGCGCCAGCCTGGAGAGCCTGGCCATGGCCGCGGCGGCGGACCTCACCCTGCTGGAGCCCGCCCGCTTCACCCACGATCCCGTCGAACAGGCCCTGATGTGGAAGATCCGCTCGGGCACCTTCCCCTCCGTGGGCGCCGTCCGCAAGCGCGGCACCACCGTCCTGATCGAGGACGTGGCCTTCCCGGTGGAGAAGCTGGCGGACGCCGCGGTGGACCTAACCAAGCTCTTCGCCAAGCACCGCTATGACGAAGCCATCCTGTTCGGCCACGCCAAGGATGGCAACCTCCACTTCGTGATCACCCAGTCGTTCAACGATCAGGCTGCCGTGGAGCGCTACTCCGCCCTGATCGACGACGTGGTGGAACTGGTGGTGAACAAGTACGACGGCGCCCTCAAGGCCGAGCACGGGACGGGCCGCAACATGGCGCCCTTCGTGGAAGCCGAGTGGGGCCCCGAGGCCAAGGGCGTGATGGAGAAGCTCAAGGCCCTGGTGGATCCCCTGTGCCTCCTGAACCCCGGCGTGATCATCAACTCCGACCCCAAGTGCCACCTGTCCGACCTCAAGCCCATGCCCGGCGTGGAGGAGGAAGTCGACAAGTGCATCGAGTGCGGCTACTGCGAGCCCAAGTGCCCCAGCCGCGAACTGACCCTCACGCCCCGCCAGCGCATCGTCGTCCGCCGCGAGATGGCCCGCCTGGAAGGGAATCGGGAGAACCCGGCGCTGCTGGAATCCCTGCAGGAGGCGTTCCCCTACATGGCGCTGGACACGTGCGCCGCGGACGGCCTCTGCGCCACGGCCTGCCCCGTGAGCATCGACACGGGCCAGCTCACGAAGCGCTTCCGCCGCGCCAGCCACACCCGCCGGGCCCAGAAGATCGCCCTCGCCGTGGCCCGCAACTTCGCCACGGTGGAGCCGGCCATGCGCCTGGCGCTGCGTTCCGGCCACATCATCCAGAGCGTGTTCGGTCCCAAGGCCATGCCCCTCATCACCCGGGCCATGAAGGTCTTCGGCGCCTCCCACCAGTGGAGCCCGGAGATGCCCAAGCCGGCGAAAGCCGCGCTGCCCGTCACCTCCGCCGTCAACGCCCAGGCCATCTATTTCCCCGCCTGCATCTCCCGGATGATGGGCCACCTGCCCGGCGAACCCGAGGACATGAGCCTCGTGGAGGCGCTGGTGAAGGTGTCCGAGCGGGCGGGCTACCCCGTCCACATCCCCTTCGACGTGGAAGGCACCTGCTGCGGCGTGCCCTTCAGCTCCAAGGGCTACGACGAGGCCCACCGCTACACCATCAACCACGCCATCGAGAAGTTCTGGGAATGGAGCCAGCAGGGCCGCCTGGCCATCGTGATGGACACCAGCCCCTGCACCTACGGCGTGGTCACCAGCCGCGCCTACCTGACGCCCGAAAACCAGGCCCGCTTCGACAAGCTGAAGATCCTCGACAGCACCACGTTCGCCAACGACATCCTGTTGCCCCGCCTCAAGGTCACGCGGAAGATCGGATCGGCTGTCCTACATCCGGTCTGCTCCGTCACCAAGCTGGGCCTCGTCCCCCAGCTTGAGAACGTGGCCAAGGCCTGCGCCGACAAGGTAACGGTTCCCCGAGACGCCGGGTGCTGCGGGTTCGCGGGCGACCGGGGCTTCACCCACGCCGAGCTGACGGCCTCGGCCACCAAGCACGAGGCCCGCGAAGTGAAAGCCCAGTCCTTCGACGGCTACTTCTCCAGCAGCCGCACCTGCGAAGTGGGCCTGACCCGCTCCACCGGCCAGGTCTACCGCAGCTTCCTCTACCTTCTCGAATCCGCTACCCGCCCGGAGGCCTCCAAGTGA
- a CDS encoding FadR/GntR family transcriptional regulator produces MEFAPIKTRRLYEEIVEQIKQLITDGKLKPGDKLLAERDLAEQFQVSRASVREAIRTLEMLGVIDIRPGEGTFVRGTETDDIIRPLAMFLAVERNSLLDMFEMRRIFETATARLAAERGTEEELDQIKAMLENMQDRLNVQDPEKGEEFDAAFHYAVAEATHNSLLIKLFKTVSEEFAKANSVARRQLYHDNVENAQLIIDQHSEIFEAIRSRSSEAASQAMLAHLIFAENELRKWIV; encoded by the coding sequence ATGGAGTTCGCACCCATCAAAACCAGGCGCCTCTACGAGGAAATCGTGGAGCAGATCAAGCAGCTCATCACCGACGGCAAGTTGAAGCCCGGTGACAAGTTGCTCGCCGAGAGAGATTTGGCGGAACAGTTTCAAGTGAGTCGCGCCTCCGTGCGGGAGGCGATCCGCACGCTGGAGATGCTGGGCGTCATCGACATCCGCCCCGGCGAAGGCACCTTCGTGCGCGGCACCGAGACCGACGACATCATCCGTCCGCTGGCCATGTTCCTTGCGGTGGAGCGGAACTCGCTCCTCGACATGTTCGAGATGCGCCGCATCTTCGAGACCGCCACCGCCCGCCTTGCCGCCGAACGCGGCACCGAGGAGGAGCTGGACCAGATCAAAGCCATGCTGGAGAACATGCAGGACCGGCTGAACGTGCAGGATCCGGAAAAGGGCGAGGAATTCGACGCCGCCTTCCATTACGCCGTTGCGGAAGCCACCCACAACAGCCTGCTCATCAAGCTGTTCAAGACCGTCTCCGAGGAGTTCGCCAAAGCCAACTCCGTCGCCCGGCGCCAGCTGTACCACGACAACGTCGAGAACGCCCAGCTGATCATCGACCAGCATTCCGAGATCTTCGAAGCCATCCGCTCCCGCTCGTCCGAAGCCGCGTCCCAGGCCATGCTGGCGCACCTGATCTTCGCGGAGAACGAGCTGAGGAAGTGGATCGTTTAG
- a CDS encoding DUF4238 domain-containing protein — protein sequence MKPEPTQKGNPHHLVVRQHVFPVASLDRFSNKDGRLHVRLITSKKYLHLESSHSLFCAERAWDERAEKGYMRGIEDEFQDLAREVIFSRQGSLDENTSLVATRFFALWKCRAHFKKDPLPDVKLNALGVERELTKDEEECLEKNGYVFARSNLTIAGRQMTGIQIQTHIDRICDHLESYQWMIVRADAGEFIVPDSPPEEPFIPLNPQIALVGNSKLSKISKIALGKINKHLHSSCHRYYLGRDLQVCPIAPK from the coding sequence GTGAAACCCGAGCCGACCCAAAAGGGAAATCCACATCATCTGGTAGTACGACAGCATGTATTTCCGGTTGCTAGCCTCGATCGCTTTTCAAATAAAGATGGCAGGCTTCATGTGCGATTAATTACTTCAAAAAAATATTTACATCTAGAGTCAAGTCACTCTCTTTTTTGTGCAGAACGGGCTTGGGATGAACGCGCAGAAAAAGGGTATATGAGAGGGATTGAAGACGAATTTCAGGACTTAGCTCGTGAAGTGATCTTTTCGCGTCAGGGCTCCCTTGATGAGAATACGTCTTTGGTGGCAACTCGATTTTTTGCCCTGTGGAAATGCCGAGCCCATTTTAAGAAGGACCCTTTACCAGACGTGAAATTGAATGCACTAGGAGTTGAAAGGGAATTGACCAAAGATGAGGAAGAATGTTTGGAGAAGAATGGCTATGTCTTCGCAAGGTCGAATTTAACGATCGCAGGGCGACAAATGACAGGAATTCAAATTCAAACTCACATTGATCGTATTTGTGACCATCTAGAAAGTTATCAATGGATGATTGTTCGGGCTGATGCCGGTGAATTCATTGTGCCTGATTCACCACCAGAAGAACCATTTATCCCACTGAACCCGCAGATTGCATTAGTTGGCAATTCAAAATTATCAAAAATTTCCAAGATAGCCCTCGGAAAAATCAACAAACACCTTCACTCTTCATGTCACCGCTATTATTTAGGCCGTGATCTACAGGTTTGTCCAATTGCACCTAAATGA
- a CDS encoding (Fe-S)-binding protein: MNGDKPKKVYFYGTCLVDLFFPDAGMAGIQLLRRAGVEVIFPEGQTCCGQPAFNCGYWEEARDVARGQVALFPQDLPVILPSGSCAGMMKVHYPELFHGHPEEAQVRAFSARVYELTQFLVDVLDVQLKDLGEPVKVTWHSSCHAVRDLGLKGEPQALIAQLSNVELAPLAREKECCGFGGTFAVRQPEVSGAMVCDKAADAVATGASVVLSTDGGCLMNVGGALEAQDSKLRVQHIAEFLWERTSAR; encoded by the coding sequence GTGAACGGCGACAAGCCCAAGAAGGTCTACTTCTACGGCACCTGCCTCGTAGACCTGTTCTTCCCCGATGCCGGCATGGCCGGCATCCAGCTCCTGCGCCGGGCCGGCGTGGAGGTGATCTTCCCCGAAGGCCAGACCTGCTGCGGCCAGCCGGCCTTCAACTGCGGCTACTGGGAGGAGGCGCGGGATGTCGCCCGCGGCCAGGTCGCCCTCTTTCCCCAGGATCTGCCCGTGATCCTTCCTTCGGGAAGCTGCGCGGGAATGATGAAAGTCCATTACCCCGAGCTGTTCCACGGCCATCCCGAAGAGGCCCAGGTCCGGGCCTTCAGCGCCCGGGTGTACGAGCTGACCCAGTTCCTGGTGGACGTCCTGGACGTCCAGCTGAAGGATCTGGGCGAGCCGGTGAAGGTCACATGGCACAGCTCCTGCCACGCCGTGCGCGACCTGGGGCTGAAGGGTGAGCCGCAGGCCCTCATCGCCCAGCTCTCCAATGTGGAACTGGCGCCCCTGGCCCGGGAAAAGGAGTGCTGCGGATTCGGCGGCACCTTCGCGGTCCGCCAGCCCGAAGTGTCCGGCGCCATGGTCTGCGACAAGGCCGCGGACGCCGTCGCTACCGGCGCCTCCGTGGTGCTGTCGACGGACGGCGGTTGCCTCATGAACGTGGGCGGCGCGCTGGAGGCCCAGGACAGCAAGCTCCGCGTCCAGCACATCGCCGAATTCCTGTGGGAGCGCACCAGTGCACGCTGA
- a CDS encoding transposase gives MGWHLSRSGKSRTAEAALEQALLTRYGTLGRVADPFLLRSDNGLVFTSRSYTALVRSYGLRQEFITPHTPEQNGLCERVIRTLKEQCVHRHRFETLQNASRVVGDWIHFYNHQRPHQALGMNTPRQTYLLNNPS, from the coding sequence TTGGGCTGGCACCTCTCCCGCTCCGGCAAGTCCAGGACCGCCGAGGCCGCCCTGGAGCAGGCCCTCCTCACCCGATACGGCACCCTGGGCCGAGTCGCTGACCCCTTCCTCCTGCGCTCGGACAACGGCCTCGTGTTCACCTCCCGCAGCTACACCGCCCTGGTCCGCAGTTACGGCCTGCGCCAGGAATTCATCACCCCCCACACCCCCGAGCAGAATGGCCTCTGCGAGCGCGTCATCCGCACCCTCAAGGAGCAGTGCGTCCACCGCCACCGATTCGAAACCCTCCAGAACGCCTCCCGCGTCGTCGGCGACTGGATTCATTTCTACAATCACCAAAGGCCCCACCAGGCCCTCGGCATGAACACCCCCCGTCAGACCTACCTGCTTAACAACCCATCCTGA
- a CDS encoding LutB/LldF family L-lactate oxidation iron-sulfur protein: MHAETEVHFRESASKALLDPQLRANFRRAMDGLMAKRLAQFPDPRDLQDLRDLGTAIRSRSLLRLPDLLEQLEANCAKNGIKVHWAETCDQANELILGLLKARGAKTLVKGKSMVSEEMHLNAFLESKGIEALESDLGEYIIQLDGETPSHIIMPAIHKNKDQIARQFSQKIKDAKYTEDVDELTAMARRVLRQKFLEADAGLSGVNFAVAETGTLCLVENEGNGRMSTHVPPLHIAVMGLEKVVAQLEDVAPLYALLTRSATGQPVSTYFNMITGPRGTGEKDGPQEVHLVILDNGRSRIYGDPQLRATLRCIRCGACMNHCPIYTRVGGHAYEAVYPGPIGKILTPQMEGVGVRHDLLHGSSLCGACAEVCPVQIPIPEILVRLRREATHEDAASQVMGKGTGRTGTEDLAWRLWAGVIKRPGLYRLAAWFATRFGKALPAGAPLIKNWTRSRTKPVPARRSLQERVRAEGVPHA, translated from the coding sequence GTGCACGCTGAGACCGAAGTCCACTTCCGCGAATCCGCTTCCAAGGCCCTCCTCGATCCCCAGCTGCGGGCCAATTTCCGCCGCGCCATGGACGGGCTCATGGCCAAGCGCCTCGCCCAGTTCCCCGATCCCCGCGACCTGCAGGATCTCCGCGACCTGGGCACGGCCATCCGCTCCCGCAGCCTCCTCCGGCTGCCGGATCTGCTGGAGCAGCTCGAAGCCAACTGCGCCAAGAACGGGATCAAGGTTCACTGGGCCGAGACCTGCGACCAGGCCAACGAGCTGATCCTCGGCCTGCTCAAGGCCCGCGGCGCGAAGACGCTGGTCAAGGGCAAGAGCATGGTCTCCGAGGAGATGCACCTCAACGCCTTCCTGGAATCCAAGGGCATCGAAGCCCTGGAATCCGACCTGGGCGAGTACATCATCCAGCTCGACGGCGAGACGCCGAGCCACATCATCATGCCCGCCATCCACAAGAACAAGGATCAGATCGCCCGGCAGTTCAGCCAGAAGATCAAGGATGCGAAGTACACCGAGGACGTGGACGAGCTCACCGCCATGGCCCGGCGCGTCCTGCGCCAGAAGTTCCTGGAGGCGGACGCGGGCCTGTCCGGCGTCAACTTCGCCGTGGCCGAAACGGGAACCCTCTGCCTCGTGGAGAACGAAGGCAACGGACGGATGAGCACCCACGTCCCGCCCCTCCACATCGCGGTCATGGGCCTGGAGAAGGTCGTCGCGCAGCTTGAGGACGTGGCGCCGCTCTACGCCCTCCTCACCCGCTCGGCCACCGGCCAGCCCGTGAGCACCTACTTCAACATGATCACAGGTCCCCGCGGCACGGGCGAGAAGGACGGTCCGCAGGAAGTCCACCTGGTCATCCTGGACAACGGCAGGTCCCGCATCTACGGCGATCCCCAGCTCCGCGCGACCCTGCGCTGCATCCGCTGCGGCGCCTGCATGAACCACTGCCCCATCTACACCCGCGTGGGTGGACACGCCTACGAGGCCGTCTACCCCGGTCCCATCGGGAAGATCCTCACGCCGCAGATGGAGGGCGTGGGCGTGCGCCACGACCTGCTCCACGGCTCCAGCCTCTGCGGGGCCTGCGCGGAAGTGTGCCCCGTGCAGATCCCCATCCCCGAGATCCTCGTGCGCCTCCGTCGGGAAGCCACCCACGAGGATGCCGCCTCCCAGGTGATGGGCAAGGGCACCGGCCGCACCGGCACGGAAGATCTGGCCTGGCGCCTGTGGGCCGGCGTCATCAAGCGCCCGGGGCTTTACCGCCTCGCCGCCTGGTTCGCCACGCGCTTCGGGAAGGCCCTTCCCGCCGGCGCCCCCCTGATCAAGAACTGGACCCGATCCCGCACCAAGCCCGTGCCCGCCCGCCGCTCCCTGCAGGAGCGCGTCCGCGCCGAGGGAGTTCCCCATGCCTGA
- a CDS encoding L-lactate permease, with amino-acid sequence MTPWTQVYSPVMGNIFLSALVAALPVFVLLGFLAKHVKAHYSAILGLITCALVAILVYRMPVPMVGMAAVHGALFGLLPIGWIVLNAIFIYDITVKSGDFEVVKHSIAGLAGDRRIQALLIAFSFGAFIEGAAGFGTPVAISAAMLIGLGFRPLQAAGLALIGNTAPVAYGALGSPLIALAGVTGLPLDMLSAAAGRILPIFSLIVPFWIIWTMAGRKAMMEVWPACLVAGGSFAITQFLVSNFHGPWLVDIIGAIVSMLALVFFLKIWQPKTLWRYEHEREEDVKVVKVEQPTGKVVKAWMPWVFLSLFVFAWGTPQVKTFLNGGTKDKPNFLYGYTVKNFEIPILHKNVIKAPPVVAKPSAEAAVWTFNWLSLTGTSLLLAGICSGLLVGFGPMELLKIFGNTVKRVKISLLTIAAMLALGFVSKSAGLDATMGLAFASTGALFPFFSAMLGWLGVALTGSDTSANVLFGGLQKITAQQLGLNPIITAAANTTGGVMGKMIDAQSLVVASVATNQQGEEGTILRYVFFHSLSLAAMVGVVVFLYAKVLPAHWMPQLPPAAPAVATVPAPAVPGAPATALPAPAPAK; translated from the coding sequence ATGACCCCGTGGACCCAAGTCTATTCCCCCGTGATGGGGAATATTTTCCTATCGGCATTGGTCGCCGCGTTACCGGTCTTCGTCTTGTTGGGATTCCTGGCGAAGCACGTGAAGGCGCACTACTCCGCGATCCTGGGCCTCATCACCTGCGCCCTGGTGGCGATCCTGGTCTACCGCATGCCCGTTCCCATGGTGGGCATGGCCGCCGTCCACGGCGCTCTGTTCGGCCTGCTGCCCATCGGCTGGATCGTGCTGAACGCGATCTTCATCTACGACATCACCGTGAAGTCGGGCGATTTCGAGGTGGTGAAGCACTCCATCGCCGGGCTCGCCGGTGACCGCCGCATCCAGGCCCTGCTGATCGCCTTCAGCTTCGGCGCCTTCATCGAGGGCGCCGCCGGATTCGGCACCCCCGTGGCGATCTCCGCGGCCATGCTGATCGGCCTCGGTTTCCGTCCCCTCCAGGCCGCCGGTCTGGCCCTCATCGGCAACACCGCCCCCGTGGCCTACGGCGCTCTCGGCAGCCCGCTGATCGCCCTCGCCGGCGTCACCGGCCTGCCCCTGGACATGCTGAGCGCCGCTGCCGGCCGCATCCTGCCCATCTTCTCCCTGATCGTGCCCTTCTGGATCATTTGGACCATGGCCGGCCGCAAGGCGATGATGGAAGTCTGGCCTGCCTGCCTCGTGGCCGGTGGCAGCTTCGCCATCACCCAGTTCCTGGTGAGCAACTTCCACGGCCCCTGGCTCGTGGACATCATCGGCGCCATCGTCTCCATGCTGGCCCTGGTCTTCTTCCTGAAGATCTGGCAGCCCAAGACCCTCTGGCGCTATGAGCACGAGCGCGAGGAAGACGTGAAGGTGGTCAAGGTCGAGCAGCCCACCGGCAAGGTCGTGAAGGCCTGGATGCCCTGGGTGTTCCTGTCCCTCTTCGTGTTCGCCTGGGGCACCCCTCAGGTCAAGACCTTCCTGAACGGCGGCACCAAGGACAAGCCGAACTTCCTCTACGGCTACACCGTCAAGAACTTCGAGATCCCCATCCTCCACAAGAACGTCATCAAGGCTCCCCCCGTCGTCGCCAAGCCCTCCGCTGAAGCCGCCGTGTGGACCTTCAACTGGCTCTCCCTCACCGGCACCAGCCTCCTGCTGGCCGGCATCTGCAGCGGCCTCCTCGTCGGCTTCGGCCCCATGGAACTGCTCAAGATCTTTGGCAACACCGTCAAGCGCGTGAAGATCTCCCTGCTCACCATCGCCGCCATGCTGGCCCTGGGCTTCGTGTCCAAGTCCGCCGGCCTGGACGCCACCATGGGCCTCGCGTTCGCCAGCACCGGCGCCCTGTTCCCCTTCTTCAGCGCCATGCTGGGCTGGCTGGGCGTGGCCCTGACGGGCAGCGACACCTCCGCGAACGTGCTGTTCGGCGGCCTCCAGAAGATCACCGCCCAGCAGCTGGGCCTGAACCCCATCATCACCGCCGCGGCCAACACCACCGGCGGCGTCATGGGCAAGATGATCGACGCCCAGAGCCTCGTGGTGGCTTCCGTGGCCACCAACCAGCAGGGCGAGGAAGGCACCATCCTGCGCTACGTGTTCTTCCACAGCCTGTCGCTGGCCGCCATGGTCGGCGTGGTGGTCTTCCTCTACGCGAAGGTCCTCCCCGCCCACTGGATGCCCCAGCTTCCGCCCGCCGCCCCCGCGGTGGCCACGGTTCCCGCTCCCGCCGTCCCCGGCGCTCCGGCGACCGCCCTGCCCGCCCCCGCTCCGGCCAAGTAG
- a CDS encoding transposase — MSGAMEDEIKRWTARRKAALVMEIIQGKTTVAETSRAFDLPPSEIEGWIEDGKRGMENALRAKPLDVKEQYERQLKGLQEAYGEAMLELRARKKAASLLGADER, encoded by the coding sequence ATGAGTGGAGCAATGGAAGACGAGATCAAACGATGGACGGCACGCCGGAAGGCGGCGCTGGTGATGGAGATCATCCAGGGGAAGACGACGGTGGCGGAAACCAGCCGGGCCTTCGACCTTCCGCCCTCGGAGATCGAGGGCTGGATCGAGGATGGCAAGCGCGGGATGGAGAACGCCCTCCGGGCCAAGCCCCTGGACGTGAAGGAGCAGTACGAGCGGCAGCTCAAGGGCCTCCAGGAGGCTTATGGCGAGGCGATGCTGGAGCTGCGCGCCCGAAAAAAAGCAGCGTCCCTGCTGGGCGCGGACGAGAGGTGA
- a CDS encoding lactate utilization protein: MPDSRSAILGRLRVDNASGPLPDLDTAVLERRQWPAAERAARLRKGMEAVHTEFLEAAPNTWPAVVRAFCDREGLKNLLYGPASEDGAALAAAWAPDGPQLLAYDRPVEAFKQELFTSIEAGFTSTVGGVAETGGLLLMPGPAEPRLMSLVPPIHIALLRASTIQDTFWSAVKALGWGRALPPNALMISGPSKTADIEQTLAYGVHGPKRLIVVLVDDLT, encoded by the coding sequence ATGCCTGATTCCCGTTCCGCCATCCTGGGCCGCCTCCGCGTCGACAACGCCTCCGGCCCCCTGCCCGACCTCGACACCGCCGTCCTCGAACGCCGCCAGTGGCCGGCCGCCGAGCGCGCGGCTCGCCTTCGCAAGGGCATGGAAGCCGTCCACACCGAGTTCCTCGAAGCGGCGCCGAATACCTGGCCCGCGGTGGTCCGCGCCTTCTGCGACCGCGAGGGGCTCAAGAACCTGCTCTACGGCCCCGCCAGCGAGGACGGCGCGGCCCTTGCCGCCGCCTGGGCCCCCGACGGTCCGCAGCTCCTCGCCTACGACCGCCCGGTGGAGGCCTTCAAGCAGGAGCTGTTCACCTCGATCGAGGCGGGCTTCACCAGCACCGTGGGCGGCGTCGCCGAAACCGGCGGCCTGCTGCTGATGCCAGGCCCCGCCGAGCCGCGGCTCATGTCCCTCGTGCCGCCGATCCACATCGCCCTGCTGCGCGCCTCCACCATCCAGGACACCTTCTGGTCCGCCGTGAAGGCCCTGGGCTGGGGCCGCGCCCTGCCCCCCAACGCCCTGATGATCTCCGGCCCTAGCAAGACCGCCGACATCGAGCAGACCCTCGCGTACGGCGTCCACGGCCCCAAGCGCCTGATCGTCGTGCTGGTGGATGATCTGACGTAG
- a CDS encoding DUF3223 domain-containing protein, protein MPYLVAEELFATKEAITARCREILRATPDATFVADDPVPFLMTLFQYHDEWLEKSSGGVTGISTQTTIQGTRCFVLQKSTGDRIDISFAHAIRLVPNSTTMALLPQALRDFRNAAREAVNPQIYEFRDRELRQPLICPYTNEIITRQNYAVDHTPPQTFDRLLFDFCLNNQINPLNVRIGSQGGTVAVIEDQSILSSWQSHHRIFAQLRLISRIGNLQLPKVSHPWAQLWR, encoded by the coding sequence ATGCCGTATCTGGTCGCAGAGGAACTTTTCGCAACCAAAGAGGCCATTACAGCACGATGCCGAGAGATCCTTAGAGCAACACCTGATGCAACGTTCGTTGCAGATGACCCTGTTCCATTTCTCATGACACTATTCCAATACCATGATGAATGGCTGGAAAAATCAAGCGGAGGTGTAACAGGGATTTCCACTCAGACAACGATTCAAGGGACTCGCTGCTTTGTTCTTCAGAAATCGACTGGTGATCGGATCGATATTTCCTTTGCTCATGCAATTCGTCTTGTTCCTAACTCGACAACAATGGCCCTTCTCCCGCAAGCGTTGCGCGATTTTCGTAATGCCGCGCGCGAGGCAGTTAATCCTCAGATTTATGAGTTCCGTGACCGAGAGCTTCGGCAGCCCCTGATCTGCCCGTACACTAATGAAATCATCACTCGCCAAAATTACGCAGTAGACCACACTCCCCCGCAGACCTTTGATAGACTCCTCTTTGATTTCTGCCTAAATAACCAGATCAATCCTTTGAATGTTCGAATCGGCTCACAAGGTGGCACAGTTGCAGTAATCGAAGACCAATCCATCCTCTCCTCCTGGCAATCTCACCACCGCATTTTTGCTCAGCTTCGACTGATTTCTCGGATTGGTAATCTTCAATTGCCGAAGGTCTCCCATCCATGGGCACAGCTATGGCGATGA